One Edaphobacter flagellatus genomic region harbors:
- a CDS encoding lytic transglycosylase domain-containing protein: MRFCSRGWMLRGCAALAVAAVVSPVTARAAEHVVLKNGFEMDCSRREVVGDKVRLYLAGASAGDSNYLEVAADAVVHVETVADPPTAVVQPAVVSSVPASAAAIAPAVLTRDEMHTMLAHAGVEHNIDEDLLASLVRAESGGQVRAVSRVGARGLMQLMPKTADELGVKDAFKPDENIAGGSTYLDQLLTRYHDNVALALAAYNAGPAAVDKYHGIPPYRETRAYVARVIREFNRRKHEAARASVQVAQGK, encoded by the coding sequence ATGCGTTTCTGTTCACGAGGATGGATGCTGCGCGGGTGCGCCGCTTTGGCGGTGGCTGCGGTGGTGTCTCCTGTGACAGCGCGAGCGGCCGAGCATGTGGTGCTGAAGAACGGCTTTGAGATGGATTGCTCGCGGCGCGAAGTGGTGGGCGATAAAGTGCGGCTGTATCTTGCCGGTGCTTCGGCGGGCGACAGCAACTATCTTGAAGTAGCGGCAGATGCCGTGGTTCATGTCGAGACGGTGGCGGATCCTCCGACGGCTGTCGTGCAGCCTGCTGTTGTCAGCTCTGTTCCTGCGAGCGCTGCAGCGATTGCCCCTGCTGTGCTGACTCGTGACGAGATGCACACGATGCTGGCGCATGCCGGGGTGGAGCACAACATTGATGAAGATCTGCTGGCGAGTCTGGTGCGGGCAGAGAGCGGCGGGCAGGTGCGTGCGGTTTCGCGCGTCGGCGCTCGCGGGCTGATGCAGCTGATGCCGAAGACGGCCGATGAGCTGGGAGTAAAAGACGCGTTCAAGCCGGACGAGAATATTGCCGGCGGTTCGACCTACCTGGACCAGTTGCTGACGCGTTATCACGACAATGTGGCGCTGGCTCTGGCTGCGTATAACGCGGGCCCTGCGGCGGTCGATAAGTATCACGGCATTCCTCCGTATCGCGAGACACGGGCGTATGTGGCGCGGGTGATTCGGGAGTTCAATCGCAGAAAGCACGAGGCGGCGCGGGCCAGCGTCCAGGTGGCACAGGGCAAATGA
- a CDS encoding HAD-IIB family hydrolase has translation MNRKNGIRMVAVDMDGTLLGADGQVSARNLAAMKAAERAGVEVVVATGRRHSYAMKVLRGLGLNEENGLISSNGAVVRTVGARLLERTLLDKETGEWLCGHMGEFRRALLVTFDRVQADGDDTRGALVVEMASELEGSIGKWMAANDRYIEHVVPIEEAMGREGMIQMMLCGTIERMREAEARLLADPKVLRVGLSPWRRSGERQQGDADGARASRPEAALHRTEYPERDLCIVDILPAGCSKGGALMNLAQLRGVERESILAIGDNWNDVSMLEAAGSAVLMANAPADLKEVAAARGWGIGKRNDEDSVAEAIEAALDGALVMPVTRS, from the coding sequence GTGAATCGGAAAAATGGGATACGTATGGTGGCCGTGGACATGGACGGTACACTTCTGGGCGCGGACGGGCAGGTAAGCGCTCGGAACCTGGCGGCGATGAAGGCCGCGGAGCGTGCCGGGGTGGAGGTGGTGGTAGCCACCGGACGCAGGCACAGCTACGCGATGAAGGTGCTGCGTGGACTGGGGCTGAATGAGGAGAACGGGCTGATCAGCTCGAACGGCGCGGTGGTGCGGACGGTTGGGGCTCGGCTGCTGGAGCGGACGCTGCTGGACAAGGAAACCGGGGAGTGGCTGTGCGGGCACATGGGCGAGTTTCGCCGGGCGCTGCTGGTGACCTTTGACCGGGTTCAGGCGGATGGGGACGATACGCGTGGCGCTCTGGTGGTGGAGATGGCCAGCGAGCTGGAGGGCAGTATCGGCAAGTGGATGGCGGCCAATGACCGCTACATCGAGCACGTCGTTCCGATTGAAGAGGCGATGGGGCGCGAGGGGATGATCCAGATGATGCTGTGCGGCACGATTGAGCGCATGCGCGAGGCAGAGGCACGATTGCTGGCCGATCCGAAGGTGCTGCGCGTGGGGCTGTCTCCGTGGAGAAGGAGTGGGGAGCGGCAGCAGGGAGATGCCGACGGTGCGAGGGCATCGAGGCCGGAGGCGGCGCTGCACAGGACGGAGTATCCGGAGCGGGATCTCTGCATCGTTGACATTCTTCCGGCGGGATGCAGCAAGGGCGGTGCGTTGATGAATCTGGCGCAGCTGCGTGGAGTAGAGCGGGAGTCGATTCTGGCGATCGGGGACAACTGGAACGATGTTTCGATGCTGGAGGCGGCGGGTAGTGCAGTGTTGATGGCGAACGCTCCTGCTGATTTGAAAGAGGTTGCAGCAGCGCGGGGATGGGGGATCGGCAAGCGGAACGATGAGGACAGCGTGGCCGAGGCGATTGAGGCGGCGCTGGATGGGGCACTGGTGATGCCTGTGACACGTTCGTAG
- the dapB gene encoding 4-hydroxy-tetrahydrodipicolinate reductase, whose amino-acid sequence MRVLVLGHGKTGKLVAEVAAERGHGVHVLDAKENANASALTPPFVAGFDVVIDFTTPEAVVQNMRAVLATGAKMVVGTTGWYDRLDKARELAERKDAGLLYGTNFSIGVQTMLQMAKKMGELLRNSGYTFSIEETHHTTKMDSPSGTALTLAQVVESATGGAKVPIAAHRVGDAAGLHVLTASSAADKIVLTHDAHSRRGFAEGAVRAAEWLSTRTGCYDFQDVYDQI is encoded by the coding sequence ATGCGGGTACTCGTGTTGGGGCATGGAAAGACGGGAAAGCTTGTCGCCGAAGTTGCGGCTGAGCGCGGACATGGCGTGCATGTGCTGGACGCCAAGGAGAACGCGAACGCTTCGGCGCTGACGCCTCCATTCGTCGCCGGGTTCGACGTTGTGATCGACTTCACAACGCCGGAGGCTGTGGTGCAGAACATGCGCGCAGTGCTGGCCACGGGTGCGAAGATGGTCGTCGGCACGACGGGCTGGTATGACAGGCTCGACAAGGCCAGGGAACTGGCCGAGCGCAAGGATGCCGGTCTGCTCTACGGCACCAACTTTTCCATCGGCGTGCAGACCATGCTGCAGATGGCGAAGAAGATGGGCGAGCTGCTGCGGAACTCTGGCTACACGTTCTCGATTGAGGAGACGCACCACACCACCAAGATGGACTCTCCCTCAGGCACAGCGCTGACGCTGGCGCAGGTGGTGGAGTCTGCGACGGGAGGCGCCAAGGTGCCGATCGCGGCGCATCGCGTAGGCGATGCTGCGGGATTGCATGTGCTGACGGCCTCAAGCGCTGCGGACAAGATCGTGCTGACGCATGATGCGCATTCGCGTCGCGGCTTTGCCGAAGGCGCGGTGCGCGCGGCGGAGTGGCTCTCCACGCGAACGGGCTGTTACGACTTTCAGGACGTCTACGACCAGATATAA
- the asd gene encoding aspartate-semialdehyde dehydrogenase produces the protein MERRRVGILGATGMVGQRFIQLLHNHPWFEIAWLAASDRSAGKTYGEACKWKLDTPLPARIAAMKVQPNVPELCEGELPKIIFAALDADIARELEPKFAAAGCAVISNSSAFRMAKDVPLVVPEVNAGHLDLIDTQSWRRESGGYIVTNPNCSAIGLVLALKPLEERFGIESLFVSTMQAVSGAGYPGVPSLDILGNVIPFIKNEEEKMQEEVGKLLGRVRGDHIEMLDAKVSAHCNRVAVEDGHTECVSIKFRKKATREEILAAWREFAPLRGQSLPTAPEQSVEFDDAVDRPQPRLDRMRGHGMASTVGRLRECPLLDWKFVVLSHNTIRGAAGAALLNAEILARQGRLNKLGVPTGESQAVLA, from the coding sequence ATGGAACGGCGACGGGTTGGCATTCTTGGCGCGACCGGCATGGTCGGTCAGCGATTCATTCAACTTCTGCATAATCACCCCTGGTTTGAGATTGCATGGCTTGCGGCGAGCGACCGCAGTGCGGGCAAGACGTACGGCGAGGCCTGCAAATGGAAGCTGGACACACCGCTTCCTGCGCGGATTGCCGCGATGAAGGTGCAGCCCAATGTGCCGGAGCTGTGCGAGGGTGAGCTGCCGAAGATTATCTTTGCCGCGCTGGACGCGGACATTGCCCGCGAGCTGGAGCCGAAGTTTGCTGCTGCAGGCTGCGCTGTCATCTCGAACTCGAGCGCGTTCCGCATGGCGAAGGACGTTCCCCTGGTTGTGCCTGAGGTGAATGCGGGCCATCTGGACCTGATCGACACGCAGTCGTGGCGTCGCGAGAGCGGCGGCTATATCGTGACGAACCCGAACTGTTCGGCCATCGGCCTGGTGCTGGCGCTGAAGCCGCTCGAGGAGCGCTTCGGCATTGAGAGCCTGTTCGTTTCGACGATGCAGGCCGTGAGCGGCGCGGGATATCCTGGCGTGCCTTCGCTCGACATCCTGGGCAACGTCATCCCCTTCATCAAGAATGAAGAGGAGAAGATGCAGGAGGAGGTTGGCAAGCTGCTGGGCCGTGTACGCGGCGACCACATCGAGATGCTGGATGCCAAGGTAAGCGCGCACTGCAATCGCGTTGCGGTGGAGGACGGTCACACCGAGTGCGTGAGCATCAAGTTCAGGAAGAAGGCGACGCGCGAGGAGATTCTGGCGGCGTGGCGTGAGTTTGCTCCACTGCGCGGACAGAGCCTGCCGACGGCTCCGGAGCAGTCGGTGGAGTTCGACGATGCGGTGGACCGCCCGCAGCCTCGCCTGGACCGCATGCGCGGCCACGGCATGGCTTCGACGGTGGGCCGTCTGCGTGAGTGCCCGCTGCTGGACTGGAAGTTTGTTGTGCTGTCGCACAATACGATTCGCGGCGCTGCAGGCGCTGCTCTGCTGAATGCGGAGATTCTGGCGCGGCAGGGGCGACTGAACAAGCTCGGCGTGCCGACCGGTGAGAGTCAGGCGGTGCTGGCTTGA
- a CDS encoding lysylphosphatidylglycerol synthase transmembrane domain-containing protein produces the protein MKNRSAAVWALVVVALGALVFIYRDRIHFDWPMFWQQLKHVDTVHAMAGILLIYTTYWLRAIRWSVFVKPMKNVGVGPLVGPQFTGFTAVALFGRLADLSRPYLVARKLGLTLSSQMAVYTLERMFDLGAAALIFSSALAFAPKDTPDYALFMKVGRGSLLLTLAIAIFAGVVRVAGGAVASFARTVLSPLSKPIAESIAEKIEGFRDGLRGLKSFGELALVTVISLVMWGMIASAYVQTAHAFVHTPELANLTFSRAMLLMAASIGGSLLQLPIVGWFTQIAVTATAMHAFYGAPIEAATACGAMLLAVTFLCIIPAGLLCARLDHVSLKKIAEESEEAGKEVVAAEVEQGSR, from the coding sequence ATGAAGAATCGTAGCGCGGCGGTGTGGGCGCTGGTCGTGGTGGCGCTTGGGGCGCTGGTCTTTATCTATCGCGACCGCATTCATTTTGACTGGCCGATGTTCTGGCAGCAGCTGAAGCATGTCGATACGGTCCACGCGATGGCGGGGATTCTGCTGATCTATACAACATACTGGCTGCGCGCGATACGGTGGAGCGTCTTCGTGAAACCGATGAAGAATGTTGGCGTGGGGCCGTTGGTGGGGCCGCAGTTTACCGGCTTTACGGCTGTGGCGCTGTTCGGGCGGCTTGCCGATTTGTCGCGTCCGTACCTGGTGGCGCGCAAGCTGGGGCTGACGCTGAGCTCGCAGATGGCGGTGTACACGCTGGAGCGGATGTTCGACCTGGGCGCGGCGGCGCTGATCTTCTCTTCGGCGCTGGCGTTTGCACCGAAGGACACGCCGGACTACGCGCTGTTTATGAAGGTGGGCCGCGGCAGTCTGCTGCTGACGCTGGCGATTGCGATCTTTGCCGGGGTGGTTCGTGTTGCAGGCGGCGCGGTGGCCTCGTTTGCGCGCACGGTGTTGAGCCCGTTGTCGAAGCCGATTGCTGAAAGCATCGCAGAGAAGATCGAGGGCTTCCGTGATGGTTTGCGGGGGCTGAAGAGCTTTGGCGAGCTGGCGCTGGTGACGGTGATTTCGCTGGTGATGTGGGGCATGATTGCGTCGGCCTACGTACAGACGGCGCATGCCTTTGTGCATACGCCGGAACTGGCGAACCTGACGTTTTCACGCGCGATGCTGCTGATGGCGGCGAGTATCGGCGGCAGCCTGCTGCAGCTTCCGATTGTGGGATGGTTCACGCAGATTGCGGTGACGGCAACGGCGATGCACGCCTTCTACGGCGCTCCGATTGAGGCGGCAACGGCTTGCGGCGCGATGCTGCTGGCGGTGACGTTTCTGTGCATCATTCCGGCGGGGCTGTTGTGCGCTCGGCTGGACCACGTGAGCCTGAAGAAGATTGCCGAAGAGAGCGAAGAGGCGGGCAAAGAGGTGGTCGCCGCCGAGGTGGAGCAGGGGAGCCGGTAG
- a CDS encoding aminopeptidase gives MSVAEAVTKFADLSLDEKLDRLAEVAVRVGLNLKPGQELIMSAPMEALPLARKITEQAYKAGALLVTTLYADDPSTLARYKYAQDASFDHAAVWLQEGVANGFRSGAARLAIAGANPALLAQQDPAKVSRANVAASKAGKPAMELITRHEINWTIVAAATPEWAKLVFPGEREDIAVAKLWEAIFATSRVNVDDPVAEWKEHGERLKKRVEFLNAKRYAALHFKSADGMTDLKVGLADDHLWAGGGTTAGNGVYCQPNIPTEECFTTPHKDRVDGVVRASKPLSHQGTLIENISVRFEGGKIVEAKATAGEDVLNRLISTDDGARRLGEVALVPHNSPIAESGILFWNTLFDENAASHIALGQAYSTCIIGGEKMDAAELAKRGANESLIHVDWMIGSAEMDVDGIGTDGKAEPLMRNGAWV, from the coding sequence ATGAGCGTTGCTGAAGCTGTTACGAAGTTTGCCGACCTGTCGCTGGATGAGAAGCTGGACCGCCTGGCCGAGGTTGCGGTGAGGGTAGGCCTGAATCTGAAGCCCGGCCAAGAGCTGATCATGTCGGCTCCGATGGAGGCGCTGCCGTTGGCCCGCAAGATCACCGAGCAGGCATACAAGGCCGGAGCGTTGCTGGTGACGACGCTCTATGCCGACGATCCCAGTACGCTGGCCCGCTACAAGTACGCGCAGGATGCAAGTTTCGACCACGCAGCGGTGTGGCTGCAGGAGGGCGTTGCCAACGGCTTCCGCAGCGGTGCAGCGCGTCTGGCGATTGCAGGCGCGAATCCTGCGCTGCTGGCCCAGCAGGACCCCGCGAAGGTGTCGCGCGCAAACGTGGCTGCGTCGAAGGCGGGCAAGCCTGCGATGGAGCTGATTACGCGTCACGAGATCAACTGGACCATTGTTGCTGCGGCGACGCCGGAGTGGGCGAAGCTGGTCTTCCCCGGCGAGCGTGAGGACATTGCTGTGGCCAAGCTGTGGGAGGCGATCTTCGCCACCTCGCGCGTGAACGTCGATGACCCGGTTGCCGAATGGAAGGAGCACGGCGAGCGCCTGAAGAAGCGTGTCGAGTTCCTCAATGCGAAGCGTTATGCTGCGCTGCACTTCAAATCGGCCGATGGAATGACGGACCTCAAGGTGGGGCTCGCCGACGATCACCTGTGGGCCGGTGGCGGTACGACTGCAGGCAATGGAGTCTACTGCCAGCCGAACATCCCGACGGAGGAGTGCTTCACGACACCGCACAAGGACCGCGTCGATGGCGTGGTGCGTGCGTCGAAGCCTCTGTCGCATCAGGGCACGCTGATCGAAAATATCTCCGTGCGCTTTGAGGGCGGAAAGATCGTCGAAGCGAAGGCGACCGCAGGCGAGGATGTGCTGAATCGCCTGATCTCGACCGACGATGGTGCGCGGCGGTTGGGCGAGGTAGCCCTGGTGCCGCATAACTCACCGATTGCCGAGAGCGGCATACTCTTCTGGAACACGCTCTTCGACGAGAACGCGGCGAGCCATATCGCACTTGGCCAGGCGTACTCGACCTGCATCATCGGCGGCGAAAAGATGGATGCTGCCGAGCTGGCCAAGCGCGGCGCGAACGAGAGCCTGATCCATGTGGACTGGATGATCGGCTCCGCGGAGATGGATGTGGACGGCATCGGCACCGACGGCAAGGCGGAGCCGCTAATGCGCAACGGAGCATGGGTTTAG
- a CDS encoding isocitrate/isopropylmalate dehydrogenase family protein, whose product MAGKRMHKITLIPGDGIGPEVSGAVVKILEVAGAATGVGFEWHEFKAGADAFAETREYIPKALYESIEQNKVALKGPVTTPVGGGFASINVTLRKKFDLYANFRPVKSLPGLKTKYPDIDLIIVRENTEDLYAGLEHEIVPGVVQSLKIITEKGSSRIAQFAFDYGKKHGRKKVHAIHKANIMKLSDGLFLRCCRTVAEGFPEIEYKEHIVDNTCMQLVLNPYQYDILLTENLYGDILSDLCSAFIGGLGLVPGANLGRECAIFEAVHGSAPDIAGKDMANPTALLQSAVLMLHHLDEKATAERVQDAIEQVYREGKTLTRDVGGSSGTKAFADAVLAAMESPVAVK is encoded by the coding sequence ATGGCTGGCAAGAGGATGCACAAGATTACGCTGATTCCCGGTGATGGTATCGGGCCGGAGGTTTCAGGCGCGGTGGTAAAGATCCTGGAGGTTGCGGGTGCGGCCACCGGGGTGGGGTTTGAGTGGCACGAGTTCAAGGCCGGGGCCGATGCTTTCGCCGAGACGCGCGAGTACATTCCGAAGGCGCTGTATGAGTCGATCGAGCAGAATAAGGTTGCGCTCAAAGGGCCGGTGACGACTCCTGTGGGCGGGGGCTTTGCGTCGATCAACGTGACGCTGCGCAAGAAGTTTGACCTGTATGCGAACTTTCGTCCGGTGAAGAGCCTGCCGGGACTGAAGACGAAGTATCCCGATATCGACCTGATCATCGTGCGCGAGAACACGGAAGACCTGTATGCGGGGCTGGAGCACGAGATTGTGCCGGGCGTGGTGCAGTCGCTGAAGATCATCACAGAGAAGGGCTCAAGCCGCATCGCGCAGTTTGCTTTCGATTATGGAAAGAAGCATGGCCGTAAGAAGGTGCATGCGATTCACAAAGCGAACATCATGAAGCTGTCGGACGGCCTGTTCCTGCGGTGCTGCCGCACGGTCGCCGAGGGCTTTCCGGAGATCGAGTACAAGGAGCACATCGTCGATAACACCTGCATGCAGCTGGTGCTGAATCCTTACCAGTACGACATTCTGTTGACGGAGAACCTGTATGGCGACATTCTGAGCGACCTGTGCAGCGCGTTTATCGGCGGTCTGGGGCTGGTTCCGGGAGCGAACCTCGGACGCGAATGCGCGATCTTTGAGGCGGTGCACGGATCGGCGCCCGACATTGCGGGCAAGGACATGGCGAATCCGACGGCACTGCTGCAGTCGGCTGTGCTGATGCTGCATCATCTCGACGAGAAGGCGACGGCAGAGCGGGTGCAGGACGCGATTGAGCAGGTATATCGCGAGGGCAAGACGCTGACGCGCGATGTTGGCGGTTCGAGCGGGACGAAGGCATTTGCCGATGCGGTGCTGGCTGCGATGGAGTCGCCGGTGGCGGTGAAGTAG
- a CDS encoding carboxypeptidase regulatory-like domain-containing protein: MGSGRQSTQWCRVAAFVSIAMIGFAGCKPDSAIRSGAVVDNGVKSADSKTVAPGEAVTSGSIAGIVHFRGKAPERVKIDMSMDPVCSIAGGANLSEQYVIHGGGLANVYVYIKDGPQGAMSAPMPANESLVVLDQVGCRYVPHVIALMKGGTVEFRNSDGTMHNIHTMPSANPGVDVSQGAKGAPERRRFDTPEVMMPVRCNNHPWMNAFINVSATPFFAVSDSDGRFEISGLPAGTYTLAAVHEKLGEQTMKVTVAAKTQTAAEFAYSIK, encoded by the coding sequence GTGGGATCTGGCAGGCAGAGCACGCAATGGTGTCGTGTAGCCGCGTTCGTCTCGATTGCGATGATCGGGTTTGCCGGGTGCAAGCCCGACAGCGCGATCCGCAGCGGCGCGGTGGTCGACAATGGCGTGAAGTCCGCGGATTCGAAGACGGTTGCTCCCGGTGAAGCCGTGACGAGCGGCTCGATTGCCGGTATTGTTCACTTCAGGGGCAAGGCCCCGGAGCGGGTGAAGATCGACATGAGCATGGATCCGGTGTGCTCGATTGCCGGGGGAGCGAACCTGTCGGAGCAGTACGTCATTCATGGTGGCGGATTGGCCAATGTGTATGTCTACATCAAGGACGGCCCACAGGGAGCGATGTCGGCTCCCATGCCGGCGAACGAGTCCCTTGTTGTGCTGGATCAGGTGGGCTGCCGTTATGTGCCGCATGTGATCGCCCTGATGAAGGGTGGCACGGTTGAGTTCCGTAACTCCGATGGGACGATGCACAACATCCACACGATGCCGTCGGCCAATCCGGGGGTGGATGTGTCGCAAGGGGCGAAGGGTGCTCCGGAGCGGCGCAGGTTTGATACGCCGGAGGTGATGATGCCGGTTCGCTGCAACAATCATCCCTGGATGAATGCGTTTATCAACGTGTCGGCGACGCCGTTTTTTGCGGTGAGCGACAGCGACGGGCGATTTGAGATCAGCGGCCTTCCGGCGGGAACGTATACACTGGCTGCCGTCCACGAGAAGCTGGGCGAGCAGACGATGAAGGTGACTGTCGCGGCGAAGACGCAGACTGCGGCAGAGTTTGCCTACTCGATAAAGTGA
- the lysC gene encoding lysine-sensitive aspartokinase 3: protein MKFGGTSVEDAKAMDRTAAIVGGRRKKNLETIVVVSAMAKVTDQLLAAAAAAGRGDKAGALAISSRLRHRHVDTACELLDEQRFAALQVQIHAEFDALDDLLRGIAAVGELTPRTGDLVVSFGERLSSRMVAAAFDQRGLNGTHVDARTCIITDSNYGKAAPQEAAIEAKLTELVLPLVIAGKTPVMGGFIGSNAEGITTTLGRGGSDYTAALVGGGLHAGAIEIWTDVNGIMTTDPRICPDALRVKTISFEEAAELAYFGAKVLHPATILPAVQKSIPVWVLNSRNAENEGTKITAVAPPCKSPFKSIAAKKKLTIIDIVASRMLMTHGYLKAVFDVFDKFKCAIDMVSTSEVSISLSVDSNEKLPEICEELSKIADVKMEGSKALICMVGEDIRGHNGIAGRVFSAVSHVNLRMISQGASEINMSFMIDEEDVEEAVRSLHKEFFASPDEAIFDVAARVPVESRA, encoded by the coding sequence ATGAAGTTTGGCGGCACTTCGGTAGAAGACGCCAAGGCGATGGACCGTACGGCCGCGATCGTAGGCGGCCGCCGGAAGAAGAATCTTGAGACGATTGTCGTCGTTTCGGCGATGGCGAAGGTGACCGATCAGCTTCTGGCTGCTGCGGCTGCTGCTGGCCGCGGCGACAAGGCCGGCGCGCTGGCCATCAGCTCGCGCCTGCGTCATCGTCACGTCGATACAGCGTGTGAGTTGCTGGATGAGCAGCGCTTTGCGGCGCTGCAGGTGCAGATTCATGCGGAGTTCGACGCGCTGGACGATCTGTTGCGCGGCATTGCTGCCGTAGGTGAGCTTACGCCGCGTACGGGCGATCTGGTGGTGAGCTTCGGCGAGCGTCTCTCCAGCCGCATGGTGGCGGCTGCGTTCGATCAGCGCGGGCTGAACGGCACGCATGTGGACGCACGCACCTGCATCATTACGGATTCGAACTACGGTAAGGCCGCTCCGCAGGAAGCTGCGATTGAGGCCAAGCTGACCGAGCTGGTGCTGCCGCTGGTCATTGCGGGCAAGACGCCGGTGATGGGCGGTTTTATCGGTTCGAACGCCGAGGGCATTACGACGACGCTTGGCCGTGGCGGCAGCGATTACACCGCCGCGCTGGTGGGCGGCGGCCTGCATGCCGGCGCGATTGAGATCTGGACGGACGTCAACGGCATTATGACGACCGATCCACGCATCTGCCCGGACGCGCTGCGTGTGAAGACGATCAGCTTTGAAGAGGCGGCGGAGCTGGCCTACTTCGGCGCGAAGGTGCTGCATCCGGCGACGATTCTTCCTGCCGTGCAGAAGAGCATCCCGGTGTGGGTGTTGAACTCGCGGAATGCGGAGAACGAAGGCACGAAGATCACCGCCGTCGCTCCCCCGTGCAAGAGCCCGTTCAAGAGCATCGCGGCGAAGAAGAAGCTGACGATCATCGATATCGTCGCCAGCCGTATGCTGATGACGCACGGCTACCTGAAGGCCGTTTTCGACGTGTTCGATAAGTTCAAGTGCGCGATTGATATGGTTTCGACCAGCGAGGTCAGCATCTCGCTCAGCGTGGACTCGAACGAGAAGCTGCCGGAGATCTGCGAGGAGCTTTCGAAGATCGCCGATGTGAAGATGGAGGGCTCCAAGGCCCTGATCTGCATGGTCGGCGAGGACATTCGCGGGCACAACGGCATTGCCGGCCGGGTGTTTTCAGCGGTAAGCCACGTGAACCTGCGCATGATTTCGCAGGGAGCCAGCGAGATCAACATGAGCTTCATGATCGACGAGGAAGATGTGGAGGAGGCGGTTCGCAGCCTGCACAAGGAGTTCTTCGCGAGCCCCGATGAGGCGATCTTTGACGTAGCAGCCCGTGTTCCGGTAGAGAGCAGGGCATAG
- the nrdR gene encoding transcriptional regulator NrdR, translated as MKCPYCGFTQDRVVDSRESKEADSIRRRRECEGCNKRFTTYERIDEIPYMVVKKDGRREKFDRQKVLSGLLHACEKRPVPAGKLGQIVDETEAYVVDSPERERSTSEVGELIMTRLKEIDTVAYIRFASVYRDFKDVREFKQELEELLSGKDLKKKR; from the coding sequence ATGAAGTGTCCCTATTGTGGCTTTACCCAGGATCGTGTGGTGGATTCGCGTGAGAGCAAGGAGGCGGATTCCATCCGTCGACGTCGCGAGTGCGAAGGCTGCAACAAACGGTTTACGACATACGAACGAATCGATGAGATCCCTTACATGGTCGTCAAGAAGGACGGCCGACGGGAGAAGTTCGACCGCCAGAAGGTGCTGAGCGGTCTTTTACACGCGTGCGAGAAGCGTCCGGTGCCTGCGGGCAAACTGGGGCAGATCGTGGATGAGACGGAGGCCTACGTGGTCGATTCGCCGGAGCGCGAGCGTTCGACCTCGGAGGTCGGCGAGCTGATTATGACGCGGCTGAAGGAGATCGATACGGTTGCATATATTCGGTTTGCTTCGGTGTATCGAGACTTCAAGGACGTGCGGGAGTTCAAGCAGGAACTGGAAGAGCTGCTGAGCGGGAAAGATTTGAAGAAGAAGCGGTGA